In Elgaria multicarinata webbii isolate HBS135686 ecotype San Diego chromosome 19, rElgMul1.1.pri, whole genome shotgun sequence, a genomic segment contains:
- the TTC16 gene encoding tetratricopeptide repeat protein 16, with amino-acid sequence MEEEEKVKEEKKEQEVKLSTVYLGFFPTAVTEEKLEEARQKSLRHIFGSTGTLRYIRNPTKVGTFEGILQNRIKEHCRKGNKYFFNGEWEKAITCFTKALNLDPGKLELYEKKAEALLQLCDFQSAAMHLRKAYLMSSMKESIGARLAFIFHLQGQCLYEQKIFVDALESFMRASEVQPQTTLYRMRSVACLAALKRYNDCLQMVNEEVAREKTNPDLFVLRAWLYEYFGKATFTFFNLRDALALDPEHSEARAMLAKLRKEAQKSKDEAVNKAVKGNLQASLLKINRAIDYNPVEAKYFLFRGNILRRLKDFSAAIDDYLKAVDLCQEEEEGSEVRAEAQKQVLLTYNDFAVHCYARGCYEEAALLLNKAIKGEKNQKELYSNRGDCFLKLGELNFAMADYQQALELRPLDSRLQKRVARLHNEMGMQEFRERRYPQAEAYFSHAVENNPREMKYYLHRAKSRMFLQEMMGAKEDIITALLLNPSSQEVHALAQKLFPGEPILSMPNSKVGAVAKAVLDRRLAACPACEVLAQQESPEPRGTKPPSRNVYVENEDLETADENEEMEQVAEERRLYQKLTACQKKTHAVEHELKEAREKGASVGLRALRLDPYPHLPEKQRSGEPYQWRKFGQGIGHF; translated from the exons atggaggaagaggagaaggttaaggaagagaagaaggaacAG GAGGTGAAGTTGTCAACAGTGTACCTGGGTTTCTTTCCGACCGCTGTCACAGAAGAAAAACTTGAGGAAGCCCGGCAGAAATCCCTCCGGCACATTTTTGGGTCTACCGGGACCTTGCGGTATATTAGGAACCCTACGAAAGTTGGGACTTTCGAAGGCATTTTGCAAAACAGAATAAAGGAGCA CTGCCGGAAAGGCAACAAATACTTCTTCAATGGGGAATGGGAAAAAGCAATCACCTGCTTTACCAAAGCCTTAAACCTGGATCCTGGCAAG CTGGAACTGTATGAGAAGAAGGCAGAAGCTCTTCTCCAGCTCTGCGACTTCCAGTCCGCTGCGATGCACCTCCGGAAGGCCTACCTCATGTCCTCGATGAAGGAGAGCATTGGAGCCCGCCTTGCCTTCATTTTCCACCTGCAG GGCCAGTGTCTGTATGAGCAAAAGATCTTTGTAGACGCCCTGGAATCCTTCATGCGCGCCTCAGAAGTGCAGCCTCAGACGACCCTTTATCGCATGAGGAG CGTCGCCTGCCTCGCCGCCCTGAAAAGATACAACGATTGTCTTCAGATGGTCAACGAAGAGGTTGCCCGGGAGAAGACGAACCCCGATCTCTTTGTCCTGAGGGCTTGGCTCTATGAATACTTTGGCAAG GCCACCTTCACTTTCTTCAACCTCCGAGACGCCCTGGCGTTAGATCCAGAGCACAGCGAAGCgcgggccatgctggctaagttGAGGAAGGAGGCGCAGAAATCCAAGGACGAAGCTGTGAACAAGGCAGTGAAGGGAAACCTGCAGGCCTCCCTGCTCAAAATCAACCGTGCCATCGACTACAACCCTGTGGAGGCGAAGTATTTCCTGTTCAG agggAACATCCTGAGGAGGCTGAAAGACTTCAGCGCTGCCATCGACGACTACCTCAAGGCCGTGGACCTctgtcaggaggaggaggaaggcagtgAGGTCCGTGCCGAAGCCCAGAAGCAGGTGCTCCTCACTTACAATGATTTCGCCGTGCACTGCTACGCCAGGGGCTGCTACGAGGAGGCGGCGCTGCTCCTCAACAAAGCCATCAAGGGGGAGAAGAACCAGAAGGAGCTCTACAGCAACCGAGGAG ATTGCTTCCTTAAACTGGGCGAGCTGAACTTTGCGATGGCAGATTACCAGCAAGCCTTGGAGCTGAGACCCCTCGACTCCAGGCTGCAGAAACGCGTCGCTCGGCTGCACAACGAAATGGGGATGCAGGAGTTCAGGGAGAG GCGATACCCGCAGGCCGAAGCCTATTTCTCCCACGCAGTTGAGAATAACCCCCGTGAGATGAAGTATTATCTGCACCGGGCCAAGAGCCGCATGTTCCTGCAGGAGATGATGGGGGCTAAAGAGGACATTATTACAGCCCTGCTCCTCAACCCCAGTAGTCAGGAG gtcCATGCTCTGGCCCAAAAACTCTTCCCAGGGGAGCCCATTCTCTCCATGCCCAACAGTAAAGTTGGCGCTGTTGCCAAAGCTGTTTTGGACCGGAGGCTGGCAGCCTGTCCGGCCTGCGAGGTCTTGGCTCAGCAAGAAAG TCCGGAGCCGCGAGGAACGAAACCGCCCTCCCGAAATGTGTACGTTGAAAACGAAGACCTCGAGACGGCGGACGAGAACGAGGAGATGGAGCAGGTTGCTGAAGAGAGGCGGCTGTACCAGAAGCTCACCGCCTGCCAGAAGAAGACTCACGCG GTGGAGCATGAGCTGAAAGAAGCACGAGAAAAGGGAGCGTCTGTGGGACTGCGCGCTCTGCGGCTGGATCCGTACCCTCACCTGCCCGAAAAGCAGCGCTCGGGAGAACCTTACCAGTGGAGGAAGTTCGGCCAAGGCATCGGCCACTTTTAG
- the PTRH1 gene encoding peptidyl-tRNA hydrolase, producing MLPSQPFGRPLRRALSHYKDELRAVGKRVLVAGLGNYGLRGTRHSVGMAVLNHLASKLSVADKWKMDRRCCADVAIAGLGDVELVLMKPRRFMNANGLSVLGAVETYSLDVDNIYLVHDDLDKPLGKVALKLGGSARGHNGVRSCINSLHSDSMIRLRVGIGRPAGEAAVDRYVLGRFTSAEQEALPQVFDQAVGMLLEHIQQKNDGPEGSAACKEPPKAPLKREGA from the exons ATGCTGCCTTCCCAGCCCTTCGGGAGGCCGCTGAGGAGGGCTCTGAGTCACTACAAAGACGAGCTGCGAGCCGTTGGGAAGCGCGTGCTG GTGGCCGGACTGGGAAATTACGGTCTGCGTGGCACCCGCCACAGCGTGGGCATGGCTGTCCTTAATCACCTGGCCAGCAAGCTGAGCGTGGCCGACAAGTGGAAAATGGACCGGCGGTGCTGCGCGGACGTGGCCATCGCCGGCCTGGGAGACGTGGAGCTGGTGCTGATGAAGCCTCGCCGGTTCATGAACGCCAACGGCCTCTCCGTGCTTGGCGCTG TGGAAACGTACAGCCTGGACGTTGACAACATCTACCTGGTTCACGACGACCTGGACAAGCCCCTGGGGAAAGTCGCCCTGAAGCTGGGAGGCAGCGCACG AGGCCACAACGGTGTCCGTTCCTGCATCAACTCCCTACACTCCGAT AGCATGATCCGACTCAGGGTTGGCATCGGGCGTCCAGCGGGAGAAGCCGCCGTGGACCGCTACGTCCTGGGCCGGTTCACCAGTGCTGAGCAAGAGGCCTTACCGCAAGTCTTTGACCAGGCTGTCGGAATGCTGCTAGAACACATCCAGCAAAAGAACGACGGCCCAGAGGGCTCGGCTGCCTGTAAGGAACCGCCCAAAGCCCCCCTGAAGAGGGAGGGCGCGTAA